The Fusobacterium polymorphum genome segment AGACATCAATGCCATTGATAAGAATAGAGATAGTGAAATATTTCCTATTACACCTATTTCATTAAATGGTAGAGGTTTTTGACTTGCATCTATTATATTTCTCATTATAGCTGCAACAACCATTCCCATTAAATATGCTGGGAATTTAATTCCATATTTTTCTAGGATTATATTAATTGTAGCTCCAATTCCCATTGCTATTCCAACATATACAACTGCTGAAAATAAGCTTTCTTCTGTCATTTCAGATTCATTATTTAATAAAGAACTATCAAAACCTGCTTTACCTTCTGTTGGTTTTAAATTATTTTTTATCATAAGTCTTCTAGCTATTGGTCCACCTATTAAACATCCTGAAATTAATCCATAAGTAGCAGATGCAACTGCAACAACTGTTGCTCCTGTTGCTCCTAATTCTTCAAGATATGGTCCAAATGCTCCTGATGTTCCATGTCCACCTGTTAAAGGAATAGAACCTGCTGCCAATCCTAATAGTGGATTTATTCCTAATGCTTTAGCTAGAACTGGTCCAACTATGTCTTGAAGGATAACTAAAATTGTAGCTGCTAACAAGAATAATGCAACTCCAACTCCACCTTTTGCAAGTATTTTTAAACTTGCTGAGAAACCAACTGTTGTAAAGAATGCTATCATCAATAAATTTTTAATATCATTATTGAAGGTAAAAGTAAAAGTTTCTGTTTGATGTCCTATCAAAAGTATTATTGAAAATAATGTACCTCCAATAACTGGTGCAGGAATAAAGAATTTTTCAAAAAAATTAACTTTCTTTTTTATCCATCTTCCTAATAAAAGTAAAATAATTGCAAATCCTACTGTTTCAGCCATATTTAATTGATACTCAAACATATAAAAACCTCCTAAACATAAAATTATTTACACAATAAATAATATAATATAATTTTCTAATAGTCAATATTTTCTTTTCAAAAAAAAATATTTTTTTCTTATTTTGCTTTTATTGTTTAAATAATAAACATTCATATTTTATAAAGAAATTTAAAATATATAAAAAGAGAATTTTTTGAGTTTTCAGTTCTCAAAAAATTCTCTTATTTTTAAACAATTATTTCTTTAAAACTTTTTTAACTAATTCATCACTTACTATGTAAGGTAATGTGATATGGTCAGTTCCTTTATTATCAAGATTATATTCAACAACAGTTTCAATAGAATGAGGGTTTCTAGCCCAAGCTCTTCTTGCAACTCCACCCATTACATCCCAAGGCATAGCTTGCCATAAAATATCATCTACTCTTTTGCTTCCATCAAGTACCATTCCAAATCCACCATTGATAGATTTTCCTATTCCAACTCCTCCACCATTATGAAGAGCTATCATAGTCATTCCTCTTGCAGCATTTCCAGCAAAACATTGAGTTGCCATATCTGCCATTATATTACTTCCATCTTTAATGTTAGAAGTTTCTCTGAAAGGTGAATCTGTTCCAGATACATCATGGTGATCTCTACCTAACATAACTGGTCCAATTTCTCCATTTCTTACCATTTCATTAAATTTAAGAGCTATTCTAGTTCTACTCATAGCATCTTGATAGAATATTCTTGCTTGTGTTCCAACAACAAGTCCATTCTTATCAGCATCTTGTATCCATACATAGTTATCTCTATCTTGATATCTTCTGTTAGGATCAACAAGTTCTAGGGCAGCTTTATCTGTTTTTAATAAGTCTTCTTTCTTTCTTGATAGACATACCCATCTGAATGGTCCATATCCATAGTCAAATAATTCTGGTCCTAATATGTCCTCAACATAAGAAGGGAATATAAATCCTTCCTTATCATCTTTACCATTTTTAGAAATTTCAGTTATTCCTACATCATATATAGATTTTAAGAAACTGTTTCCATAGTCAAAGAAGTAAACTCCTCTGTCATGTAAAGTTTTTATTGCTTTATAGTGTCTCTTTAATCCTTCATTTACTAATTCTCTAAATTTAGCTCTATCTGTTCCTAATAATTTAGTTCTTTCTTCAAATGAAGTTCCTACTGGACAATATCCTCCATCATATACAGCATGACAAGATGTTTGATCAGATAATAAATCTATATGTTTATTGTGTTCTATAGCATATTCTAATATTTCAACTATGTTTCCATGATATGCTATTGCATAAGGAGTTTTAGAAGCCATTTTTTCTTCAGCTATTTTAAATGCTTCTTCAGGAGTTTTTGCTATAACATTTACCCATCCTTGTTCAAGTCTTGTGTTAATTCTTGATAAGTCAACTTCTGCAACTATAGCAACACCTTTTGCTATTTCACAAGCTTTACCTTGAGCTCCACTCATTCCTCCAAGTCCTGAAGTAATGAATAATTTTCCTTTTAAATCTCCATCTGCAGGTACTCCACAGAATAATCTTCCTGCATTTAATATTGTTGAGTAAGTTCCATGAACTATTCCTTGTGGACCTATGTACATCCAACCTCCAGCTGTCATTTGTCCATAGTTAGCAACACCTATTGCTGCTCCTCTTGCCCAATCTTCATAGTTATCAAATAATCCTATCATAAGTCCATTAGTTATAATTGCTCTTGGAGCATAAGGATTAGATCTGAATAATCCTGTTGGATGCCCTGAAGCTACAACAAGAGTTTGATCTTGTGTCATATTTTCAAGATATTTTTTAATAAGTCTATATTGCATCCAGTTTTGACAAACTTGTCCTGTTTCTCCATAAGTAACAAGTTCGTAAGGATATAGAGCTATATCAAAATCAAGGTTATTATCTATCATAACTTGCATAGCCTTAGCTTCTGTACATTTTCCTTTATATTCATCTATTGGTTTTCCATAAAGATTTCCTTCTGGTCTAAATCTATATCCATAGATTCTTCCTCTTTCTTCCAATTCTTGTAAGAATTCTGGTGCTAACATTTCATGAAATTCTTCTGGAATATATCTTAAAGCATTTCTTAATGCAAGTTCTATGTCATGGTCTGAAAGTTTAACTATTCTTTTTGGAGCTCTTCTTATTGAAGGGTCTAATTTTGGTATCTCCATTGGAATATCTTCTGCTGTTAGTTTTATTGTCATTGCATCATAAATAGTTTTATTATTTAACATTACTCATTATCCTCCTAATTTTATTTAGCTTCTATTAAAATTTTAATTCTCCTATAGCTTTTTCAACATTGTCTACAACAGTATTAGTTTTAATTAAATCTTCAGCTGCATGTATATCAATGTACATTGGTCTGTCAACACTTACATAAGATATTAGTTTTCTAACTTCTTCATAAGCTACTTTTGTAGCTGGAGATAATTTATCTTTTGCACCTTTTAAGTCTATAGCTTGACAAGCTGTTATTAATTCCATTCCTATTACTTTTCTAACATTTTCAAGTATATCTTTTGATTTTTTAGCTGCAATTGATCCCATAGAAACATGATCTTCTTGGTTAGCAGATGTTGGTATAGAGTCAACAGATGCTGGATGTGCTAAAACTTTATTTTCAGATACAAGAGCTGCAGCACTATATTGAACTATCATGAATCCTGAATTTAATCCACCTTGTTCAACTAAGAAAGCAGGTAATCCGTGGTTAATAGCTGGGTTTACCATTTTTTCTATTCTTCTTTCTGATACATTTGCCATTTCAGCAAGAGCTATCCCTAAGAAATCAAATGGTAGAGCCATAGGTTGCCCATGGAAATTTCCTCCTGATATAACTTCATCTGTGTCAACAAATATTAATGGGTTATCTGTTGCAGCATTTAATTCTATTTCAACTTTTTGTTTTACATATTCTAAAGTATCTTTACTTGCTCCGTGTATTTGAGGTATACATCTTAAAACATATGAATCTTGAACTCTTTCTACACCTTGTTTTGTTACATTAGAACTTCCTGCTAAGATTTTTCTCATATTTTCTGCAGTATTTATTTGTCCTAAATGTCCTCTTACTTCACTTATTCTAGGATCATAAGCATCAATTATTCCATGAAGTCCTTCCATAGTAAGTGAAGCAGCGATGTCTAAATGTTTAGATAGATTTATTGCATCATATAAAACATGTGCTCCAGTTGATGTTAAAGCTTGTGTTCCATTTGTAAGTGCTAAACCTTCTTTTGATGAAAGTGCTGGAATTGGTTCTATTCCTGCTTTTGCTAAAGCATCTTTTGCTTCTAATAATTCACCTTTGTAATATGCTTTTCCTAGTCCAATTAATACTAATGACATGTGAGCAAGTGGTGATAAATCTCCAGATGATCCAACTGAACCCTTTTCAGGTATCCAAGGAGTAACTTCTTTATTAAGTAATTCAACTAATTTTTCAACTACTATTCTTCTAGCACCTGAGTAACCTTTAGCTAAGTTTACAGCTCTTAAAAAAACAACTCCTCTTGCTATATCTATAGGCATTGGGTTTCCAACACTACAAGAGTGACTCATAACTATATTCTTTTGTAATTCTCCTGTTTGTTCTTTTGAAATACTTACTTCTGCAAATTTACCAAATCCAGTAGTTATTCCATAAGAAACTTTTCCTTCTTCAACATATTTATCAACCAAAGCTCTTGCTTTGTCAATTTTTTCATATGCTTCTTCTGAAATACTTACTTTATACCCCCTTCTTGTTACATTGATTAGATCTTCCAAAGTGATTCTTTTACTGCTTAAAACTAATTCCAAAATAAACACCTCCATTTATTAATTAAAAAAACATTTTTAATTATTAAAGTGATTTTAATAATTTGATAAAAAAATTAAAAAACACTTAAACACAGAATAATAGTAAAGAATAAAAAAATAATTTAATAATAATTTTTTATTCACTTATGTATAGATTATAAAAGGTTTTCTAAAATATTAATAATATATTTTATAAATAATTATCATAAATAATATAAATTTTAAAATTTTTTCTAATATTTATATATTTTTTTTAATTTTTTTATTTTTTAATGTTATAATAATAAGACATAGTATTTTAAAAATGTATAAAAATTTATTAAGGAAATTATATAATGAGGTTTTAAAATGTATCAAAAAGAAATTAAACAAAGTAATGAAAATATTGTATTTCATTCTATTTATTTTACAGAAAACTCTTTTTCTATCCCTGATTTAACAAAGATAACTAATATGACATTTCCAACAATAAAAAGAGTTCTCAATGAATTTTTAGAAAGAGATATTATAAAAGAATGGACTTTAAGTACTGGTGGAGTTGGAAGAAGGGCAGTAAAATATAAATATAATCCTGATTTCTGTTACTCTATTGGTGTAAGTATTGATGAAGAAAAAATAAGATTCATTGTCATTAATACTATTGGAAAAATATTAGAATCAAAAATAGTAGAAACATGCAATGAAGATTTTATAACTTTTTTTGAGAAAAACTTAAAGGATTTCATTTTAGAAATTGATCCTAAATATCTATCAAAAACTATTGGAGTTGGAATATCTATTCCTGGAATTTATAATAAAGAAAATCATTTTTTAGAATTTAATAACATGGACAGGTATGAAGCTTCAATAATAAAAAAATTGGAAGAAAATATAAAACTTCCTATTTGGGTAGAAAATGAAGCAAATATGTCAATACTTGCTGAAGCTATAATTGGAAAACATAAAGAACTTGCAGATTTTACAGTTATTAGTATAAATAACAAAGTTACTTGCTCAACTTTTTACAAGTTTGGAAATAAAAGTGAAGATTATTTTTTTAAAGCAAGTAGAGTACACCATATGGTAGTTGATTATGAAAATAAGAAGAAAGTTGGAGATTGTATATCTTTTAAAGTTTTAAAAGACCAAATCAAAAAATCTTTTCCTAATATAAATTCATTGGATGAATTTTTTTCTAATAAATCATATAGAGAAAGTAAAGAAGGAAAGAGAATTCTTAATGAATATCTAAATTATATGGGCATCATATTAAAAAATCTACTTTTTACTTATAATCCTAAAAAACTTATTATTTGTGGAGAATTATCACAATATGGAAATTACCTTTTAGATGATATTTTAAATATAGTTTATGAGAAAAATCATATTTTTTATAGGGGTAGAGAAACTATAAGTTTTTCAAATTTTAAAGGTAGTTCTAGTATTATAGGTGCTGCTTTATTTCCTATTGTTGATAACTTAATGTAAAATTGGAGGAATATAATGTCAAACAAATATTTTCAAATTTTAAAAGAATACTCAATTGTTGCTCTAGCTTGTATAGTAATGGCTTTCAATATTAATTATTTCTTTTTAGCTAACAAATTAGCAGAAGGTGGTATTGCAGGTATATCACTTATTATTCACTACTTAACACATATGGACATAGGTTACCTTTATTTTATCTTAAATATTCCCTTAATCATATTAGCCTATATCTTTATAGGAAAAGATTTTCTTATAAAAACTTTATTTGCTACACTTGTACTAACAATATTTCTAAAATTTTTTGGAGATTTTAGAGGACCTATTGATGATATTCTTATGGCAGCAATTTTTGGTGGTGGAATAAATGGGATTGCTATTGGAATAGTATTCTATGCAGGTGGTTCTACTGGTGGAACAGATATTATTGCAAAAATAATTAATAAATATTATGGTATTGCCATTGGAAAAATTCTTTTAACTATTGATTTTATTATATTATCTATGGTTGCCTTCATATTTGGAAAAATAATATTTATGTATACTCTTATTTCGCTTTTAGTTTCTGCAAAAATGATTGATATTATTCAAGAAGGTATTTACAGTGCTAAAGGAGTTACTATAATAACTAATAAAGAAGAAGAATTAAGAAAAAGAATTATGGAAGATACTGGTCGTGGTATTACTTTAATTAATGCTAAAGGTGCATATACCCAAAAAGAAATTGGAATGCTTTATTGTGTTGTTGGAAAATATCAACTTATGAAAGTAAAAAGTATAGTAAAAGAAATTGATCCTGAAGCATTTATGATAGTAAATCAAGTTCATGAAGTTGTAGGAAAAGGATTTTTAGGACAATAATTTTTTGACTTTTTTTTACAAAACCTATACAATAAAAGTAGCTATATTTAAGCTAAGTTTAGGAGGGTATTAAAAATATGAATAATAATGAATTTATAAATAGATATACATCTGGGAAATGCTTATCATTTTTAGATTTTCAAGTAGTTGCAAAAAAATATGGAATTTATTTTGAAAAAATTAATAATGATATCATTGTTTGTTATGACGGAACTGGTGATCCAAAAATTGCTGCTTTTAAATTTTATAAAAATTTTTTTCCAGAAACAACTTTAACACCTTTAAATTTTGATTTAATTACAAATATTAATAATTTTCATTCAAAATTTTTAAAGGATAAAATCAATGAAATTTCACAAAAATATGGTTTGCCTCCATTTTATAAACAAAGCATATCTATCAAAGAAAATGCTATTTCTCTTTTAAATGCTTTAAAAACCAGATATGCTATACATAGAGAAGATATTGAATTTATAAAATATATTTTAGATTTATAGAATAAAAAAAGGACTTTTACCTCAATTGTAATTGTCCTTTTATTTTGGGATTATATTTTTTAATGGGAAATGTGCTTAGGAGCTTATGGGATAAACTCCTAAGACTTTTTATTTTAATAATTATTTTGTTGCTTTATATTTTTTGATTTCTTCAGTCAATATAGGTAATATTTTATGTAAATCTCCAACTATTCCTAAATCAGCTACTGAGAAAATAGGTGCAAATCTATCTTTGTTGATAGCAATTATAAATTCAGATTCTTCCATACCTGCAACGTGTTGAATAGCTCCTGAAATTCCACATGCAAAATAAACTTCTGGTCTAACTGTTTTACCAGTTTGTCCAACTTGTCTATCATGAGGCATATTTCCAGCATCAACTTGTGCTCTTGAAGAAGAAACTATTCCTCCAATTTCTGTTGCTAAATCTTCTAGTAATTCAAAGTTTTGTTTTGCTCCTACTCCTCTTCCTCCAGAAACTAATATTTTAGCTTCAGAAATATCTACTTTATTTCCACCTTCTTTAACAACTTTTAAAAGTTTAACTTTCATTTTTGAAGTATCTAAAGTTACTGGAAATTCAACTACTTCACCAGTTCTATCATCAGATTTAGGTAATTTTTTCATAACTCCTGGTCTAACAGTTGCCATTTGTGGTCTGTGATCTGGAGAAACTATTGTTGCCATTAAGTTTCCTCCAAATGCTGGTCTTGTCATACCTAATTGTCTTTCTTTATCTTTTAATAATTCAAGTTTTGTACAGTCAGCTGTTAATCCTGTTGCTATTCTTGAAGATACTCTTGGTGCTAAATCTCTTCCTAATGTAGTTGCTCCAAATAAAACTATTTCAGGTTTTTCAGCAGTAATTGCTGCATCTAAAACTTGAGTATAAGCTTCTGTATCATATACTTCTAATTCAGGTTTATCTACTACTAAAACTTTATCTGCTCCAGCTTTTATTAAATCTTGAGCAAGTGCTTGAACATTGTGTCCTATTAATAAAGCAGTTACTTTAGCTGCATCTGGATTAGTAGCTTTTACATGAGCAACTTTTTCTTTTATTTCTTCATCATCCTCTTCAAGAGTTGCTACAACTGCATCTATACTTTTTATAGCTGCTGCTTGTTTTGTAGCATAATCAGCTAATTCATCACCAGTATTCTTTAATGCAATTTGTTTATTTATTTCATATGCTAATTCTGTTGCTTTTCCTAATAATTCTAATCCTACATTTTGTAACACTCCATCTCTTTGTTCAGCGTACACTAGGATTCCTTTATAATCATTTAAATTCATATTATTTTCTCCTTTATTATTAGATTAGATTATAAATTTTTCTTTTAATTTTTCTAATATAATATTAGCTGCTTCTTTTGCATCAACTTCATGTAATACACCTGGTTCTTTAACACCTTTTGTAAATGATTTATTAACCTTTGTTGGTGATCCAGCTAAACCTATTTTTGCAGGGTCTATTTCAATATCATCAAATGTCCAAGTTTCAATTGGTCTTTCAAATACATCAACAATAGCTCCAACATTCATATATCTAGGTTGGTTAGCTTCTGCAAGTACAGTTACTAATCCTGGTGTAGGAAGTTCTAATAAGAAATATCCATCTTCTGTTGCTCTTTTAATAACAAATGATTTTGAATCTTCTTTATATTCCATTTCTTTTACATAAGATACTTGAGGTAATCCTAAATGTTCTGCAATTTGAGGTCCAACTTGTGCAGTATCCCCATCAATTGCTTGTCTTCCTGCAACTATTAAGTCAATATCTTCTATTTTTCTAATTGCAGCAGCAATAGTATTAGAAGTAGCTAATGTATCAGCTCCTCCAAACTTTCTATCTGTTATAAGGATAGCTCTATCAGCTCCCATTGCATAAGCTTCTCTTAGTATAGCTTCTGCTTGAGGAGGTCCCATTGTTATAACAATAACTTCTGCTCCATATAAATCTTTTAATTTTAGAGCTTCTTCTAATCCACCTTTATCATCTGGGTTCATTATACTAGGAACCCCATCTCTGATAATTGTTCCTTTTACTGGATCTATTTTAACTTCAGTTGTATCTGGAACTTGTTTTATACAAACTACTATTCTCATCTTTAATCCTCCACATGTAATTATTTTATAATATTAGCTGCTATTACCATTCTTTGAACTTCTGAAGTTCCTTCATAAATTTCTGTAATCTTAGCATCTCTCATCATTCTTTCAACTGGATATTCTCTTGTATAACCATATCCACCGAATATTTGAACAGCTTTAGTTGTTACTTCCATAGCTGTTTCAGCAGCAAATAGTTTAGCTCTAGCTGCATCTAAAGAATAAGGTAAGTTATTTGATTCTCTCCAAGCTGCTTTATAAACTAAAAGTCTTGCAGCTTCAACTTTAACATCTAAGTTAGCTATTTGGAATTGAGTATTTTGGAATTGAGCTAAGCTTCTTCCAAATTGCTTTCTTTCCTTAGCATAATTGATAGCTTCATCTAATGCTCCAGCAGCAATTCCCAATGCTTGAGAAGCAATTCCTATTCTTCCTCCATCAAGAGTCATCATAGCAATTTTAAATCCT includes the following:
- the hutH gene encoding histidine ammonia-lyase, whose translation is MEVFILELVLSSKRITLEDLINVTRRGYKVSISEEAYEKIDKARALVDKYVEEGKVSYGITTGFGKFAEVSISKEQTGELQKNIVMSHSCSVGNPMPIDIARGVVFLRAVNLAKGYSGARRIVVEKLVELLNKEVTPWIPEKGSVGSSGDLSPLAHMSLVLIGLGKAYYKGELLEAKDALAKAGIEPIPALSSKEGLALTNGTQALTSTGAHVLYDAINLSKHLDIAASLTMEGLHGIIDAYDPRISEVRGHLGQINTAENMRKILAGSSNVTKQGVERVQDSYVLRCIPQIHGASKDTLEYVKQKVEIELNAATDNPLIFVDTDEVISGGNFHGQPMALPFDFLGIALAEMANVSERRIEKMVNPAINHGLPAFLVEQGGLNSGFMIVQYSAAALVSENKVLAHPASVDSIPTSANQEDHVSMGSIAAKKSKDILENVRKVIGMELITACQAIDLKGAKDKLSPATKVAYEEVRKLISYVSVDRPMYIDIHAAEDLIKTNTVVDNVEKAIGELKF
- the gltS gene encoding sodium/glutamate symporter, with the translated sequence MFEYQLNMAETVGFAIILLLLGRWIKKKVNFFEKFFIPAPVIGGTLFSIILLIGHQTETFTFTFNNDIKNLLMIAFFTTVGFSASLKILAKGGVGVALFLLAATILVILQDIVGPVLAKALGINPLLGLAAGSIPLTGGHGTSGAFGPYLEELGATGATVVAVASATYGLISGCLIGGPIARRLMIKNNLKPTEGKAGFDSSLLNNESEMTEESLFSAVVYVGIAMGIGATINIILEKYGIKFPAYLMGMVVAAIMRNIIDASQKPLPFNEIGVIGNISLSLFLSMALMSMKLWELVELAGPLSIILIVQTVVMALFAYFVTFNIMGRDYDAAVIATGHCGFGLGATPNAIANMETFTATNGPSVKAFFIIPIVGSLFIDFVNAMVIKGFASWIVANFM
- a CDS encoding electron transfer flavoprotein subunit beta/FixA family protein, translating into MRIVVCIKQVPDTTEVKIDPVKGTIIRDGVPSIMNPDDKGGLEEALKLKDLYGAEVIVITMGPPQAEAILREAYAMGADRAILITDRKFGGADTLATSNTIAAAIRKIEDIDLIVAGRQAIDGDTAQVGPQIAEHLGLPQVSYVKEMEYKEDSKSFVIKRATEDGYFLLELPTPGLVTVLAEANQPRYMNVGAIVDVFERPIETWTFDDIEIDPAKIGLAGSPTKVNKSFTKGVKEPGVLHEVDAKEAANIILEKLKEKFII
- a CDS encoding ROK family protein, coding for MYQKEIKQSNENIVFHSIYFTENSFSIPDLTKITNMTFPTIKRVLNEFLERDIIKEWTLSTGGVGRRAVKYKYNPDFCYSIGVSIDEEKIRFIVINTIGKILESKIVETCNEDFITFFEKNLKDFILEIDPKYLSKTIGVGISIPGIYNKENHFLEFNNMDRYEASIIKKLEENIKLPIWVENEANMSILAEAIIGKHKELADFTVISINNKVTCSTFYKFGNKSEDYFFKASRVHHMVVDYENKKKVGDCISFKVLKDQIKKSFPNINSLDEFFSNKSYRESKEGKRILNEYLNYMGIILKNLLFTYNPKKLIICGELSQYGNYLLDDILNIVYEKNHIFYRGRETISFSNFKGSSSIIGAALFPIVDNLM
- a CDS encoding electron transfer flavoprotein subunit alpha/FixB family protein, giving the protein MNLNDYKGILVYAEQRDGVLQNVGLELLGKATELAYEINKQIALKNTGDELADYATKQAAAIKSIDAVVATLEEDDEEIKEKVAHVKATNPDAAKVTALLIGHNVQALAQDLIKAGADKVLVVDKPELEVYDTEAYTQVLDAAITAEKPEIVLFGATTLGRDLAPRVSSRIATGLTADCTKLELLKDKERQLGMTRPAFGGNLMATIVSPDHRPQMATVRPGVMKKLPKSDDRTGEVVEFPVTLDTSKMKVKLLKVVKEGGNKVDISEAKILVSGGRGVGAKQNFELLEDLATEIGGIVSSSRAQVDAGNMPHDRQVGQTGKTVRPEVYFACGISGAIQHVAGMEESEFIIAINKDRFAPIFSVADLGIVGDLHKILPILTEEIKKYKATK
- a CDS encoding urocanate hydratase, which codes for MLNNKTIYDAMTIKLTAEDIPMEIPKLDPSIRRAPKRIVKLSDHDIELALRNALRYIPEEFHEMLAPEFLQELEERGRIYGYRFRPEGNLYGKPIDEYKGKCTEAKAMQVMIDNNLDFDIALYPYELVTYGETGQVCQNWMQYRLIKKYLENMTQDQTLVVASGHPTGLFRSNPYAPRAIITNGLMIGLFDNYEDWARGAAIGVANYGQMTAGGWMYIGPQGIVHGTYSTILNAGRLFCGVPADGDLKGKLFITSGLGGMSGAQGKACEIAKGVAIVAEVDLSRINTRLEQGWVNVIAKTPEEAFKIAEEKMASKTPYAIAYHGNIVEILEYAIEHNKHIDLLSDQTSCHAVYDGGYCPVGTSFEERTKLLGTDRAKFRELVNEGLKRHYKAIKTLHDRGVYFFDYGNSFLKSIYDVGITEISKNGKDDKEGFIFPSYVEDILGPELFDYGYGPFRWVCLSRKKEDLLKTDKAALELVDPNRRYQDRDNYVWIQDADKNGLVVGTQARIFYQDAMSRTRIALKFNEMVRNGEIGPVMLGRDHHDVSGTDSPFRETSNIKDGSNIMADMATQCFAGNAARGMTMIALHNGGGVGIGKSINGGFGMVLDGSKRVDDILWQAMPWDVMGGVARRAWARNPHSIETVVEYNLDNKGTDHITLPYIVSDELVKKVLKK
- a CDS encoding YitT family protein, translating into MSNKYFQILKEYSIVALACIVMAFNINYFFLANKLAEGGIAGISLIIHYLTHMDIGYLYFILNIPLIILAYIFIGKDFLIKTLFATLVLTIFLKFFGDFRGPIDDILMAAIFGGGINGIAIGIVFYAGGSTGGTDIIAKIINKYYGIAIGKILLTIDFIILSMVAFIFGKIIFMYTLISLLVSAKMIDIIQEGIYSAKGVTIITNKEEELRKRIMEDTGRGITLINAKGAYTQKEIGMLYCVVGKYQLMKVKSIVKEIDPEAFMIVNQVHEVVGKGFLGQ